Proteins from a genomic interval of Verrucomicrobiia bacterium:
- a CDS encoding LysR family transcriptional regulator produces the protein MQIQSFRVFCDLAETESFTKSAQINGITQSAVSQQVSSLERQLKCLLIERSKKRFRLTHEGRLLYEGGKQIIQTYDSLLNQLQEAHDVVAGSIRVATIYSIGLHNLPPYVKRYLKAFPTVSIHIEYRRANQVYEDVLGNVVDLGLVAYPVKDPRIEVLPFRQEIMTLICHPGHPFARLKSVQLAQLQGQRFIGFEHDIPTRRAVDRLLRDQGIEVKIVMEFDNIETVKRAVEIEAGVAVVPAGTVAQEVAKQTLVAVPFAKPIPERPLAVIHRRSKVLSPAMKRFIEMLKEPA, from the coding sequence GTGCAAATTCAGAGTTTCCGGGTTTTTTGTGATCTGGCGGAGACGGAGAGCTTCACCAAGTCGGCCCAGATCAACGGCATCACCCAAAGTGCGGTGAGCCAGCAGGTCAGTTCCCTGGAGCGCCAGCTGAAGTGCCTGCTGATTGAACGCAGCAAGAAGCGCTTCCGGCTGACGCACGAGGGCCGCCTGCTGTACGAGGGCGGCAAACAGATCATCCAGACCTACGACAGCCTCCTGAACCAGTTGCAGGAGGCCCATGACGTCGTCGCCGGCTCGATCCGCGTCGCCACCATCTACAGCATCGGCCTGCACAATCTGCCCCCCTACGTCAAACGCTACCTGAAGGCCTTTCCCACGGTGAGCATCCACATCGAGTATCGCCGGGCCAACCAGGTGTACGAGGACGTGCTGGGCAACGTGGTGGATCTCGGGCTGGTGGCCTACCCGGTCAAGGATCCGCGCATCGAAGTGCTTCCCTTCCGGCAGGAGATCATGACGCTCATCTGCCATCCGGGACACCCGTTTGCGCGCCTCAAATCGGTGCAGCTCGCCCAGTTGCAGGGACAGCGTTTCATCGGGTTCGAGCACGACATCCCGACGCGCCGGGCCGTGGACCGCCTGCTGCGCGACCAGGGCATCGAGGTGAAGATCGTCATGGAGTTCGACAACATCGAGACCGTGAAGCGGGCCGTTGAGATCGAAGCCGGGGTGGCGGTGGTGCCGGCGGGCACCGTGGCCCAGGAGGTGGCCAAACAGACGCTCGTCGCCGTGCCGTTCGCCAAGCCCATACCGGAGCGCCCGCTCGCCGTGATCCACCGGCGCAGCAAGGTGCTGTCCCCGGCGATGAAGCGCTTCATTGAAATGCTCAAGGAGCCGGCGTGA
- a CDS encoding DsrE family protein: MSAPRRKLGILISCGPDAAGFHHGVRLAGAALRCGCDVYLYCIDDAVPGVDRADLQALQSEGLKLYACAYGAHRRDLPVTGRATFAGLTVVSDLIAGTDRFVSFN; encoded by the coding sequence ATGAGCGCACCCCGCCGCAAGCTGGGCATCCTGATCTCCTGCGGACCCGACGCCGCGGGATTCCACCACGGGGTCCGCCTCGCCGGCGCGGCCCTCCGGTGCGGTTGCGACGTGTACCTGTACTGCATTGACGATGCGGTTCCCGGCGTGGACCGCGCCGACCTGCAGGCGCTCCAGTCGGAGGGGCTCAAGCTCTACGCCTGCGCGTATGGTGCCCACCGCCGCGACCTGCCCGTCACCGGGCGCGCCACCTTCGCCGGGCTCACCGTGGTGAGCGACCTCATTGCCGGCACG